One genomic region from Nilaparvata lugens isolate BPH chromosome 3, ASM1435652v1, whole genome shotgun sequence encodes:
- the LOC111049523 gene encoding uncharacterized protein LOC111049523 isoform X3, which translates to MLTNCVKDDWDSRKHLALQLLDSALNFTFNHPHFAFYFTDITPDNIAVTTSGEVKFIDLDNVIIVERSTTADLPAWTVPHSSEDIECDNCFAFSSDAICSHHYSDHNVYAVCREILNQKSHLIDGGLLHSTPPEFLEKHPDFIDSLEQCVSPRTSDRFHHAKKLMKILS; encoded by the exons ATGTTGACAAATTGTGTAAAAGATGATTGGGACTCTCGTAAGCATTTAGCACTCCAACTTCTTGATTCGGCATTGAATTTTACATTCAATCATCCGCATTTTGCGTTCTACTTCACTGACATTACACCTGATAATATAGCTGTAACAACATCAGGCGAAGTTAAATTCATTGATCTGGACAATGTTATAATTGTTGAACGGAGTACAACTG CCGATCTTCCTGCATGGACAGTTCCTCATTCTAGTGAAGATATTGAATGCGACAATTGTTTTGCATTTTCATCTGATGCGATCTGCAGTCATCATTACAGTGATCATAACGTCTATGCTGTTTGCAGG gaAATCTTGAATCAGAAATCACATCTCATTGATGGCGGGTTACTCCATTCAACGCCACCAGAGTTCTTAGAAAAGCATCCAGATTTCATTGATAGTCTGGAACAGTGTGTAAGCCCACGAACGTCAGATAGATTCCATCAtgccaaaaagctcatgaaaaTACTTAGTTGA
- the LOC111049523 gene encoding divergent protein kinase domain 2A isoform X2 — MIHTNPEPFIQQVLKAENGWPVPKHYGSCGRVTVSENCGEMLTNCVKDDWDSRKHLALQLLDSALNFTFNHPHFAFYFTDITPDNIAVTTSGEVKFIDLDNVIIVERSTTADLPAWTVPHSSEDIECDNCFAFSSDAICSHHYSDHNVYAVCREILNQKSHLIDGGLLHSTPPEFLEKHPDFIDSLEQCVSPRTSDRFHHAKKLMKILS; from the exons GTTTTGAAAGCAGAAAACGGTTGGCCCGTCCCAAAACACTATGGAAGCTGTGGCCGAGTAACTGTATCAGAGAACTGTGGAGAAATGTTGACAAATTGTGTAAAAGATGATTGGGACTCTCGTAAGCATTTAGCACTCCAACTTCTTGATTCGGCATTGAATTTTACATTCAATCATCCGCATTTTGCGTTCTACTTCACTGACATTACACCTGATAATATAGCTGTAACAACATCAGGCGAAGTTAAATTCATTGATCTGGACAATGTTATAATTGTTGAACGGAGTACAACTG CCGATCTTCCTGCATGGACAGTTCCTCATTCTAGTGAAGATATTGAATGCGACAATTGTTTTGCATTTTCATCTGATGCGATCTGCAGTCATCATTACAGTGATCATAACGTCTATGCTGTTTGCAGG gaAATCTTGAATCAGAAATCACATCTCATTGATGGCGGGTTACTCCATTCAACGCCACCAGAGTTCTTAGAAAAGCATCCAGATTTCATTGATAGTCTGGAACAGTGTGTAAGCCCACGAACGTCAGATAGATTCCATCAtgccaaaaagctcatgaaaaTACTTAGTTGA